A part of Helicobacter fennelliae genomic DNA contains:
- a CDS encoding lysozyme inhibitor LprI family protein, protein MQKILIVLGVFLMLSISVNAQSPQEAKPSFDCAKASTKVEKIICEDSSGELQNLDRYMAEVYTQLRNELKKSSLSDKNQRLDNLLQSQRRFITSANNINSNNAASIYKDLFNEEDEELILRMGGNEKGIIQNMYKKRTIILLKLLGEVLDSNNKELCEYARKWKDNQDEWREIQYSVDDPLYTLGFCLGSDYNYKYCTYGKLTQRQKFINDRGSYIEPQIYVKKLDIDNDGKRETIMLVSGDSSQTLYVLTGNQINEKASDRIYGDDLHFSGEYTFMNLWSKMEIGERISFVINTYALPSNKISGRFNFRVFEASEEFSFDDKEYARMSEQQNIAPQFTALFYSVMEFQGKNYIRLSSNRFWGEKPTKYPKRIYLLEGNKRELKCTY, encoded by the coding sequence ATGCAAAAAATTCTAATAGTCTTAGGGGTTTTCTTAATGTTAAGTATTAGTGTCAATGCCCAAAGCCCACAAGAAGCAAAACCTAGCTTTGATTGTGCTAAGGCTAGCACAAAAGTAGAAAAGATAATATGTGAAGATTCTAGTGGGGAATTACAGAATCTAGATAGATATATGGCTGAAGTCTATACGCAGTTAAGGAATGAGCTAAAAAAGTCAAGCTTGAGTGATAAAAACCAAAGATTAGATAATCTTTTGCAATCTCAAAGAAGATTTATTACTAGTGCAAACAACATTAATTCAAATAATGCAGCTAGTATCTATAAGGATTTATTTAATGAGGAGGATGAAGAACTGATACTGCGAATGGGCGGTAATGAAAAAGGTATTATTCAAAATATGTATAAGAAAAGAACCATAATCTTACTTAAGCTTTTGGGCGAAGTGCTAGATTCTAACAATAAAGAGCTGTGTGAGTATGCAAGAAAATGGAAAGATAACCAAGATGAGTGGCGAGAGATACAATATTCAGTTGATGACCCGCTCTATACGCTAGGATTCTGTCTAGGCTCTGATTATAATTACAAATATTGCACCTATGGTAAACTCACGCAGAGGCAGAAGTTTATCAATGATCGAGGCTCGTATATAGAGCCGCAAATTTATGTCAAAAAACTTGATATAGATAATGATGGGAAAAGGGAAACAATAATGCTTGTATCTGGGGATTCATCACAAACACTTTATGTCTTAACAGGCAATCAAATCAACGAAAAAGCAAGTGATAGAATCTATGGTGATGATTTGCATTTTAGTGGAGAATATACTTTTATGAATCTATGGAGCAAAATGGAAATAGGCGAGAGGATTTCATTTGTTATTAATACCTATGCACTTCCTAGCAATAAAATATCAGGACGCTTTAACTTTAGAGTGTTTGAAGCAAGCGAAGAATTTAGTTTTGATGACAAAGAATATGCAAGAATGAGCGAACAACAAAACATAGCCCCACAATTTACGGCATTGTTTTATAGTGTTATGGAGTTTCAAGGGAAAAATTATATTCGTTTAAGTAGCAATCGCTTTTGGGGAGAGAAACCAACAAAATATCCTAAGAGAATCTATCTCTTAGAGGGCAATAAAAGAGAGCTAAAATGCACTTATTAA
- a CDS encoding lysozyme inhibitor LprI family protein, with protein MQKILIVLGVFLMLSISANAQSPQEAKPSFDCAKATTKVEKMICEDSSGELQNLDRLYSKLYFSILKSIPKDTKQGQEVGEQLKYFNKSVMQHRNIWSCYFVAPLKARQQENFEQHYLNYCIKQTYLEAIATLGFKMIDTEANREKWGFNEKMEDFIVPIINVNGAYDVADIEFLPSYNLFSKFFENTTKDIIIDFMAYSIMQWNYFLVDVRINEANEDLFDEAVEKYKIYYDKLYQAFKKDKKLNKLLGN; from the coding sequence ATGCAAAAAATTCTAATAGTCTTAGGGGTTTTCTTAATGTTAAGCATTAGTGCCAATGCCCAAAGCCCACAAGAAGCAAAACCTAGCTTTGATTGTGCTAAGGCTACTACAAAAGTAGAAAAGATGATATGTGAAGATTCTAGTGGGGAATTACAGAATTTGGATAGGCTATATTCTAAACTCTATTTTTCAATACTAAAGAGTATCCCGAAGGACACAAAACAAGGGCAAGAGGTGGGAGAACAACTAAAATATTTTAATAAATCCGTTATGCAGCATAGAAATATATGGAGTTGCTATTTTGTTGCACCACTTAAGGCAAGACAACAAGAAAACTTTGAACAACATTATCTCAATTATTGCATAAAACAAACTTATTTAGAGGCTATTGCTACTCTAGGGTTTAAAATGATAGATACAGAAGCCAACAGAGAAAAATGGGGCTTTAATGAAAAAATGGAAGATTTTATTGTCCCAATTATAAATGTTAATGGAGCCTATGATGTGGCAGACATAGAGTTTTTGCCTAGTTATAATCTATTTAGTAAATTTTTTGAAAACACTACCAAGGACATTATTATAGATTTTATGGCTTACAGCATTATGCAGTGGAATTACTTTCTTGTAGATGTTCGGATTAATGAGGCAAATGAGGATTTATTTGATGAAGCAGTGGAAAAATACAAAATATACTATGACAAGCTATATCAAGCTTTTAAAAAAGATAAAAAACTTAATAAATTATTAGGAAACTAA
- a CDS encoding lysozyme inhibitor LprI family protein: MKYSMIIFTMLSLCVNLAYAESAKEAKPSFDCAKATTKVEKMICEDSSGELQNLDRLYSKLYFSILKSIPKDTKQGWETREQMQKFAKNFIDYRDNMRCFLLAKNDDKKEVEETFSTARENGIIYENINSVHFGLKPHHYKPCIARVYKMGILLLSTNTIVDTSSLIDKDTFYTCEGNMILDIFSVKGLAHFKLYSKFFSKEYKETIIEASKALQELSSNSRYTQVCVFEDEGYICTNGGCEFDLDEMQTRVIQPLDRFIQNIDLRKLNANQNNEFKL; encoded by the coding sequence ATGAAATACTCTATGATAATTTTTACAATGTTAAGCCTATGTGTGAATTTAGCTTATGCAGAAAGTGCAAAAGAAGCAAAACCTAGCTTTGATTGTGCTAAGGCTACTACAAAAGTAGAAAAGATGATATGTGAGGATTCTAGTGGGGAATTACAGAATCTAGATAGGCTGTATTCTAAACTCTATTTTTCAATACTAAAGAGTATCCCGAAGGACACAAAACAAGGGTGGGAGACAAGGGAACAAATGCAAAAATTTGCTAAAAATTTTATAGATTATAGAGATAATATGCGTTGTTTTTTATTGGCAAAAAACGATGATAAAAAAGAAGTTGAAGAAACATTTAGCACAGCACGCGAAAATGGAATAATATACGAAAATATTAATTCAGTCCATTTTGGTCTTAAACCACATCATTATAAGCCCTGTATAGCAAGGGTTTATAAAATGGGGATTCTATTGCTTAGTACTAATACTATCGTAGATACAAGTTCTCTCATAGATAAAGATACTTTTTATACTTGTGAGGGCAATATGATACTTGATATTTTTTCTGTTAAAGGTTTAGCTCATTTTAAATTGTATAGTAAGTTTTTTTCAAAAGAATATAAAGAAACCATTATAGAGGCTTCCAAAGCATTGCAAGAATTAAGCTCAAATAGTCGCTATACTCAAGTATGTGTTTTTGAAGATGAGGGGTATATATGCACAAATGGAGGGTGTGAGTTTGATTTAGATGAAATGCAAACTAGAGTTATTCAACCACTTGATAGATTTATTCAAAATATAGATTTAAGGAAACTAAATGCCAATCAAAACAACGAATTTAAGTTATGA
- a CDS encoding bacteriophage T4 gp5 trimerisation domain-containing protein, which yields MSASNTSHSYSNTLTLLPITFSYTPSLKSKPKAPSSTLGVVIGESEDIDGERNTIHTDNFGRVKVRINCFASQEVIDNARVKEQNNVQGKNIENNHSQGTLQNINGNTNTHTQTTNDTLSNTTQTEENIHSQENHTTNNDVDSNNSQTKAYSYHYSPYLRVSSPIASISSGLYHTPRVGDEVIVSFFDEDIDKPYISASLYNQSNPALPPLPLNAHQTSLSARTLNNTKETEDTNSSIVESGLNEITLSNIKEKEQIYLQAQRDYEELIKHNFTQKIQNNKDSIVEGAYNERIKKIHTQTIDLAKIVSIGGEYNTNVALSKDTIVGLSHTLNVGASNKLRVAKDSSESVGEDKRVEIGGSVKGEIKGDKHEEIKGEVQTHIEKSLMQNVEGDMDINTTQNYTLVSNEKTILKSSKAMSLTTNENLSLEADSSNSEIQTNYSVNAGNTILHQVGDTSITAKGDCVIIKAGGVEVVIDSNGLIVKGGEVKAE from the coding sequence ATGAGTGCTTCAAACACATCTCACTCTTATAGTAATACCCTCACCCTTTTACCTATTACCTTTAGCTATACTCCCTCTTTAAAGAGTAAGCCTAAAGCTCCTAGTAGCACTTTAGGAGTTGTTATTGGAGAGAGTGAGGATATAGATGGAGAAAGAAATACTATTCATACAGATAACTTTGGTAGAGTAAAGGTCCGAATAAATTGCTTTGCTTCTCAAGAGGTTATAGATAATGCAAGAGTGAAAGAACAAAATAATGTTCAAGGAAAAAATATAGAGAATAACCATTCACAAGGCACTCTTCAAAACATTAATGGAAATACTAACACTCATACACAAACAACCAATGATACTTTAAGCAATACAACACAGACAGAGGAGAATATACACTCACAAGAAAATCACACAACAAACAATGATGTGGATAGTAACAATTCACAAACGAAAGCCTATTCTTATCATTACTCTCCTTATCTTAGAGTAAGCTCTCCTATTGCAAGTATAAGTTCAGGTTTGTATCATACTCCAAGAGTGGGAGATGAAGTGATTGTAAGTTTCTTTGATGAGGATATAGATAAGCCTTATATCAGTGCTAGTCTGTATAACCAAAGTAATCCTGCCTTGCCTCCTTTGCCTTTAAATGCTCATCAAACAAGTTTAAGTGCAAGAACTCTTAATAATACAAAAGAGACAGAGGATACAAACTCTTCTATAGTAGAATCTGGATTAAATGAAATCACGCTCTCTAATATAAAAGAGAAAGAACAAATCTATCTTCAAGCACAAAGAGATTATGAAGAACTCATTAAACATAACTTCACTCAAAAGATACAGAATAATAAAGATTCCATAGTAGAGGGAGCATATAATGAAAGGATTAAAAAGATTCATACGCAAACCATAGATTTAGCAAAGATTGTAAGTATTGGAGGAGAATATAATACAAATGTGGCTTTATCTAAAGATACCATTGTAGGATTAAGTCATACTTTAAATGTAGGAGCAAGTAATAAACTTAGAGTAGCTAAGGATAGTAGTGAGAGTGTAGGGGAAGATAAAAGGGTAGAGATAGGGGGAAGTGTAAAAGGAGAGATAAAGGGAGATAAACACGAAGAGATTAAAGGAGAAGTGCAAACACATATAGAAAAATCTTTGATGCAAAATGTAGAGGGAGATATGGATATAAATACCACACAAAACTATACTCTCGTAAGCAATGAAAAAACGATATTAAAATCTTCTAAAGCAATGAGTTTAACAACAAATGAAAATTTAAGTCTTGAGGCTGATTCTTCAAATTCAGAGATTCAAACCAATTATAGCGTTAATGCTGGTAACACTATCCTTCACCAAGTAGGAGATACTTCTATTACTGCTAAGGGAGATTGTGTTATTATTAAAGCTGGTGGAGTAGAAGTAGTCATAGATTCTAATGGACTTATAGTTAAAGGTGGGGAGGTAAAGGCGGAGTGA
- a CDS encoding bacteriophage T4 gp5 trimerisation domain-containing protein produces the protein MTFSYTPSLKSKPKAPSSTLGVVIGESEDIDGERNTIHTDNFGRVKVRINCFASQEVIDNARVKEQNNVQGKNIENNHSQGTLQNINGNTNTHTQTTNDTLSNTTQTEENIHSQENHTTNNDVDSNNSQMKAYSYHYSPYLRVSSPIASISSGLYHTPRVGDEVIVSFFDEDIDKPYISASLYNQSNPALPPLPLNAHQTSLSARTLNNTKETEDTNSSIVESGLNEITLSNIKEKEQIYLQAQRDYEELIKHNFTQKIQNNKDSIVEGAYNERIKKIHTQTIDLAKIVSIGGEYNTNVALSKDTIVGLSHTLNVGASNKLRVAKDSSEYVGEDKEVEIGGSVKEEIKGDKHEEIKGEVQTHIEKSLMQNVEGDMDINTTQNYTLVSNEKTILKSSKAMSLTTNENLSLEADSSNSEIQTNYSVNAGNTIIHQVGDTSITAKGDCVIIKAGGVEVVIDSKGLIVKGGEVKAE, from the coding sequence ATTACCTTTAGCTATACTCCCTCTTTAAAGAGTAAGCCTAAAGCTCCTAGTAGCACTTTAGGAGTTGTTATTGGAGAGAGTGAGGATATAGATGGAGAAAGAAATACTATTCATACAGATAACTTTGGTAGAGTAAAGGTCCGAATAAATTGCTTTGCTTCTCAAGAGGTTATAGATAATGCAAGAGTGAAAGAACAAAATAATGTTCAAGGAAAAAATATAGAGAATAACCATTCACAAGGCACTCTTCAAAACATTAATGGAAATACTAACACTCATACACAAACAACCAATGATACTTTAAGCAATACAACACAGACAGAGGAGAATATACACTCACAAGAAAATCATACAACAAACAATGATGTGGATAGTAACAATTCACAAATGAAAGCCTACTCTTATCATTACTCTCCTTATCTTAGAGTAAGCTCTCCTATTGCAAGTATAAGTTCAGGTTTGTATCATACTCCAAGAGTGGGAGATGAAGTGATTGTAAGTTTCTTTGATGAGGATATAGATAAGCCTTATATCAGTGCTAGTCTGTATAACCAAAGTAATCCTGCCTTGCCTCCTTTGCCTTTAAATGCTCATCAAACAAGTTTAAGTGCAAGAACTCTTAATAATACAAAAGAGACAGAGGATACAAACTCTTCTATAGTAGAATCTGGATTAAATGAAATCACGCTCTCTAATATAAAAGAGAAAGAACAAATCTATCTTCAAGCACAAAGAGATTATGAAGAACTCATTAAACATAACTTCACTCAAAAGATACAGAATAATAAAGATTCCATAGTAGAGGGAGCATATAATGAAAGGATTAAAAAGATTCATACGCAAACCATAGATTTAGCAAAGATTGTAAGTATTGGAGGAGAATATAATACAAATGTGGCTTTATCTAAAGATACCATTGTAGGATTAAGTCATACTTTAAATGTAGGAGCAAGTAATAAACTTAGAGTAGCTAAGGATAGTAGTGAGTATGTAGGAGAGGATAAGGAGGTGGAGATAGGGGGAAGTGTAAAAGAAGAGATAAAGGGAGATAAACACGAAGAGATTAAAGGAGAAGTGCAAACACATATAGAAAAATCTTTGATGCAAAATGTAGAGGGAGATATGGATATAAATACCACACAAAACTATACTCTCGTAAGCAATGAAAAAACGATATTAAAATCTTCTAAAGCAATGAGTTTAACAACAAATGAAAATTTAAGTCTTGAGGCTGATTCTTCAAATTCAGAGATTCAAACCAATTATAGTGTTAATGCTGGTAACACTATAATTCACCAAGTAGGAGACACTTCTATTACTGCTAAGGGAGATTGTGTTATTATTAAAGCTGGTGGAGTAGAAGTAGTCATAGATTCTAAAGGACTTATAGTTAAAGGTGGGGAGGTGAAGGCGGAGTGA
- a CDS encoding DUF6402 family protein — MSDTITIKAVENISNLPIENLELFLFKMGSKSRFLAKTDEKGLADFKISGLNKFQLYLVYLNEQSNYKITPMYDRFLISYNAIDEIQELRFYKYTDVFRVNLYSKIGRYCFQKEDIVNFKAYYPEYIQEEDIKWAYTFISKNLALKDILQDKKLTQGDEEELKQYPAKCLNNAKYYTLKDKNNQAYLGKEVKDYEINNIINDSKMIVFAYTKEPLENVYAEIILGDIIQISIDCSMQEALNAKDEVSKLGWTTSYVLQRLWHDNPKDATKISELKYKNTIELCQSIEDEKMKSLIYQYALDIELKPFEIKQVLKPKIDPCNFYVELDWEEFYLQFPLVKERSKELLDISSPFLSYFNFNPHLSDNVKTHIIQKLFNQQRLCRNNPKENCLDDTGISNTKQDLKYYSQLKNIADIEELDLIVHTENIKNAKTETELTFSVYPKDKFLSIHDEYKRIDTLRPYDIDKATMQQGVGISDEDFGWKLASSDEQTSAQALSLYACTGKFSVYYIPSKFLLKKEHNKTYVYIKELYAYIWDTFDFDDEEHKYKKDEEAKDENIIELGQPVGTWNYKEMRFDFNHSVRQMAKYTNNTFKWNELNSYVKSGGARVFSDVKNFKENWKKFLEGNISEIDIVMDIDEIPTLKQNQIYPLYNQDYQNYKKTFNKGLNFRVFSKDKTNDKIHKGFYILKVPEDKATQTYFKVELL, encoded by the coding sequence GTGAGCGACACAATCACAATTAAAGCAGTAGAGAACATTAGCAATCTACCCATAGAGAATTTGGAATTGTTTTTATTCAAAATGGGGAGTAAATCACGATTTCTTGCAAAAACTGATGAAAAAGGCTTGGCTGATTTTAAAATAAGTGGCTTAAATAAGTTTCAACTTTACCTTGTATATTTAAATGAACAAAGTAATTATAAAATTACTCCTATGTATGACAGATTTTTAATATCTTATAACGCCATTGATGAGATTCAAGAATTAAGATTCTACAAATATACAGATGTTTTTAGAGTAAATTTATATTCTAAAATAGGGAGATATTGCTTTCAAAAAGAAGATATAGTTAATTTTAAAGCTTATTATCCAGAATATATACAAGAAGAAGATATTAAATGGGCTTATACTTTTATATCCAAAAATCTTGCTTTAAAAGATATTTTACAAGATAAAAAACTCACACAAGGCGATGAAGAAGAATTAAAACAATATCCTGCAAAATGTTTAAATAATGCAAAATACTACACACTTAAAGATAAAAACAATCAAGCTTATTTAGGCAAAGAAGTTAAAGACTATGAAATCAATAACATCATTAATGATTCTAAAATGATAGTCTTTGCTTACACAAAAGAACCTTTAGAAAATGTTTATGCCGAAATAATCTTAGGCGATATTATACAAATCTCCATTGATTGTTCTATGCAAGAAGCTTTAAACGCAAAAGATGAAGTATCCAAACTTGGCTGGACTACAAGCTATGTTTTACAAAGACTATGGCACGATAATCCTAAAGATGCCACTAAAATTTCAGAGCTTAAATATAAAAATACCATAGAATTATGTCAAAGTATAGAAGATGAAAAAATGAAAAGTTTGATTTATCAATATGCTTTAGATATAGAACTCAAACCTTTTGAGATAAAGCAAGTTTTAAAACCAAAGATAGACCCTTGCAATTTTTATGTTGAACTTGATTGGGAAGAGTTTTATTTGCAATTTCCTTTGGTAAAAGAGAGAAGTAAGGAATTGTTGGATATATCCTCGCCTTTTCTTTCATATTTTAATTTTAATCCACATCTTTCAGACAATGTAAAAACTCATATTATTCAAAAACTTTTTAATCAACAAAGGCTTTGTAGAAACAACCCAAAAGAAAATTGTCTTGATGATACAGGCATAAGCAATACTAAACAAGATTTAAAATATTACTCTCAACTTAAAAATATTGCCGATATAGAAGAACTTGATTTAATTGTCCATACAGAGAACATTAAAAATGCCAAAACAGAGACAGAGCTTACCTTTAGTGTCTATCCTAAAGACAAATTTTTATCCATACACGATGAATACAAAAGAATTGACACTCTAAGACCTTATGATATAGATAAAGCCACTATGCAACAAGGTGTGGGTATCAGTGATGAAGATTTTGGGTGGAAACTTGCCTCCTCTGATGAGCAAACATCAGCACAAGCTCTATCCCTTTATGCTTGCACAGGAAAGTTTAGTGTCTATTATATCCCTAGTAAATTTTTGCTTAAAAAAGAGCATAATAAAACTTATGTCTATATAAAAGAGCTTTATGCTTATATTTGGGATACTTTTGACTTTGATGATGAGGAACATAAGTATAAGAAAGATGAAGAAGCTAAAGATGAAAATATTATAGAATTAGGGCAGCCTGTGGGAACTTGGAATTATAAGGAAATGAGATTTGATTTTAATCATTCTGTAAGGCAGATGGCGAAATACACAAACAACACTTTCAAATGGAATGAGCTAAACTCTTATGTGAAATCGGGTGGAGCTAGAGTATTTAGCGATGTTAAAAACTTTAAGGAAAATTGGAAAAAGTTTCTTGAAGGCAATATTAGTGAAATTGACATTGTTATGGATATTGATGAAATCCCTACCCTTAAACAAAACCAAATCTACCCCCTCTACAATCAAGACTACCAAAATTACAAGAAAACCTTTAACAAAGGCTTAAACTTTAGAGTCTTCTCTAAGGATAAAACAAATGATAAAATTCATAAAGGATTCTATATTCTAAAAGTGCCTGAAGATAAGGCTACACAAACATATTTTAAGGTGGAATTATTATAA
- a CDS encoding contractile injection system protein, VgrG/Pvc8 family: protein MSYLQLSIDSLSFTITKAHIKESLESLWRIECEGYIESLEEHPFTLDFFNSSRKDQGNTFNSFPHKESTLNFHPNALINKQATFKISNPYPQSHSTSHTLDFINNALPSTLESLKDTIKSAKNKNKDTHHNQTSKDSKNSQESLDSLGRIKEYQGILCFVEYLGLNTQSSANVFHRGNLTPSLNHKHFFKLTLCSSLYRMSLNKANRIYTNKSVIEAIHSTLNFYTHDLIKPLDFSGIALHYPKLELISQYEESDLDFITRLAHNNGIYFCDVRGSICFYDSAQRHSSRELTFNPNVNNTLNEPCISSVSKLQSLRAHTFSQSSQNALNPFSLESLSLKSDSLLQEGEQNNFTHSLHINEHHYSNESSFTQSSDLKTPITLKEKRLRVIEQSLNAQSNIYDLALNESITLNFSSSLKENKESLRDFIIIGMEQELINESLLENNFNSNDNAIKKENAKHLKESVTSLMNTEQINKGNESFNPLTQNTSNALESLSSPSSLGKSHSYSNTLTLLPITFSYTPSLKSKPKAPSSTLGVVIGESEDIDGERNTIHTDNFGRVKVRINCFASQEVIDNARVKEQNNVQGKNIENNHSQGTLQNINGNTNTHTQTTNDTLSNTTQTEENIHSQENHTTNNDVDSNNSQMKAYSYHYSPYLRVSSPIASISSGLYHTPRVGDEVIVSFFDEDIDKPYISASLYNQSNPALPPLPLNAHQTSLSARTLNNTKETEDTNSSIVESGLNEITLSNIKEKEQIYLQAQRDYEELIKHNFTQKIQNNKDSIVEGAYNERIKKIHTQTIDLAKIVSIGGEYNTNVALSKDTIVGLSHTLNVGASNKLRVAKDSSEYVGEDKEVEIQANLNTSIKQDENRNVGGNKREIIQGSLDIQSIKECNINSEEQINVTSQHNILFSTQKSTGFESDKNHTEIADNIAMQAKTNIEEEAGNQINFAVGDTSITAKGDCVIIKAGGVEVVIDSKGLIVKGGEVKAE from the coding sequence ATGTCTTATCTACAACTGAGTATAGATTCCCTCTCTTTTACTATCACTAAAGCCCATATTAAAGAGAGTTTAGAATCCTTATGGAGAATTGAGTGTGAAGGATATATAGAAAGCTTAGAAGAGCATCCTTTTACTTTAGACTTTTTCAACTCTTCAAGGAAAGACCAAGGGAACACTTTTAACTCTTTCCCACATAAGGAGAGCACTTTAAACTTTCACCCCAATGCTTTAATTAACAAGCAAGCAACCTTTAAAATCAGCAATCCCTATCCTCAATCACACTCTACTTCTCACACTTTAGATTTTATAAACAATGCCCTACCCTCTACTTTAGAATCTCTTAAAGATACTATCAAGAGTGCTAAGAATAAAAACAAAGACACTCATCATAATCAAACAAGTAAAGATTCTAAAAACTCTCAAGAATCTTTAGATTCTTTAGGGAGGATAAAAGAATATCAAGGCATACTCTGCTTTGTAGAGTATCTAGGATTAAATACTCAAAGTAGTGCAAATGTGTTTCATAGAGGTAATCTTACCCCCTCTTTAAATCATAAGCATTTCTTTAAGCTTACTCTTTGCTCTTCTCTTTATAGAATGTCTTTAAATAAAGCAAATAGAATCTATACCAATAAGAGTGTTATAGAAGCCATACATTCTACACTCAACTTTTATACACACGATTTAATCAAACCTTTGGATTTCTCTGGGATTGCTTTACACTATCCAAAGTTAGAACTTATTTCTCAATATGAGGAGAGTGATTTAGACTTCATCACAAGATTAGCCCATAATAATGGCATATACTTTTGTGATGTGAGAGGGAGTATATGCTTTTATGATAGCGCACAAAGACACTCTAGTAGAGAACTTACTTTTAATCCTAATGTGAATAACACTTTAAATGAACCTTGTATCTCTAGTGTCTCTAAACTTCAATCTTTAAGAGCTCATACTTTTAGCCAAAGTAGCCAGAATGCTCTCAATCCTTTTTCATTAGAAAGTTTAAGTCTAAAGAGTGATTCCTTATTACAAGAAGGAGAGCAGAATAATTTCACACACTCTTTACATATAAATGAGCATCACTATAGCAATGAATCCTCCTTTACTCAAAGCAGTGATTTAAAAACTCCCATTACTTTAAAAGAAAAAAGATTAAGAGTGATTGAACAAAGTCTCAATGCACAGAGTAATATCTATGATTTAGCTTTAAATGAAAGTATTACTTTAAACTTCTCCTCAAGTTTAAAAGAAAACAAAGAGAGTTTAAGAGATTTTATAATTATAGGAATGGAGCAAGAACTTATTAATGAATCTTTATTAGAGAATAACTTTAATTCTAATGATAATGCCATTAAAAAAGAGAATGCAAAACATTTAAAAGAAAGTGTTACTTCTTTAATGAATACAGAGCAGATAAACAAAGGGAATGAAAGCTTTAATCCCCTCACTCAAAATACTTCTAATGCTTTAGAATCTCTTTCTTCTCCTTCTTCTTTAGGTAAATCTCACTCTTATAGTAATACCCTCACCCTTTTACCTATTACCTTTAGCTATACTCCCTCTTTAAAGAGTAAGCCTAAAGCTCCTAGTAGCACTTTAGGAGTTGTTATTGGAGAGAGTGAGGATATAGATGGAGAAAGAAATACTATTCATACAGATAACTTTGGTAGAGTAAAGGTCCGAATAAATTGCTTTGCTTCTCAAGAGGTTATAGATAATGCAAGAGTGAAAGAACAAAATAATGTTCAAGGAAAAAATATAGAGAATAACCATTCACAAGGCACTCTTCAAAACATTAATGGAAATACTAACACTCATACACAAACAACCAATGATACTTTAAGCAATACAACACAGACAGAGGAGAATATACACTCACAAGAAAATCATACAACAAACAATGATGTGGATAGTAACAATTCACAAATGAAAGCCTACTCTTATCATTACTCTCCTTATCTTAGAGTAAGCTCTCCTATTGCAAGTATAAGTTCAGGTTTGTATCATACTCCAAGAGTGGGAGATGAAGTGATTGTAAGTTTCTTTGATGAGGATATAGATAAGCCTTATATCAGTGCTAGTCTGTATAACCAAAGTAATCCTGCCTTGCCTCCTTTGCCTTTAAATGCTCATCAAACAAGTTTAAGTGCAAGAACTCTTAATAATACAAAAGAGACAGAGGATACAAACTCTTCTATAGTAGAATCTGGATTAAATGAAATCACGCTCTCTAATATAAAAGAGAAAGAACAAATCTATCTTCAAGCACAAAGAGATTATGAAGAACTCATTAAACATAACTTCACTCAAAAGATACAGAATAATAAAGATTCCATAGTAGAGGGAGCATATAATGAAAGGATTAAAAAGATTCATACGCAAACCATAGATTTAGCAAAGATTGTAAGTATTGGAGGAGAATATAATACAAATGTGGCTTTATCTAAAGATACCATTGTAGGATTAAGTCATACTTTAAATGTAGGAGCAAGTAATAAACTTAGAGTAGCTAAGGATAGTAGTGAGTATGTAGGAGAGGATAAGGAGGTGGAGATACAAGCAAACCTCAATACAAGTATTAAGCAAGATGAGAATAGGAATGTAGGGGGGAATAAGAGAGAAATCATACAAGGGAGTTTAGACATACAGAGTATAAAAGAATGCAATATAAATTCTGAAGAGCAAATTAATGTTACTTCTCAACATAATATTTTATTTTCTACCCAAAAATCCACAGGATTTGAATCCGATAAAAACCATACTGAAATAGCAGACAACATCGCTATGCAAGCTAAAACAAATATTGAGGAAGAGGCGGGTAATCAAATAAATTTCGCGGTCGGAGACACTTCTATTACTGCTAAGGGAGATTGTGTTATTATTAAAGCTGGTGGAGTAGAAGTAGTGATAGATTCTAAAGGACTTATAGTTAAAGGTGGGGAGGTAAAGGCGGAGTGA